A genomic window from Bradyrhizobium lupini includes:
- a CDS encoding acetyl-CoA C-acyltransferase: protein MAEAADPVVIVSAVRTPLGRFMGELSPLAAHKLGSHVIGAALERAKLAPEKIDEVFMGCVLPAGQGQAPARQAARAAGLPDATGATTVNKVCGSGMKATMLAHDIICAGSAEIVVSGGMESMSNAPYLLAKARGGYRAGHDRIIDHMMMDGLEDAYETGRSMGDFGEATAEAYQFTRKDQDAFAMETLSRARKAVEGGAFKAEIAPITLSEKAGPRIVANDEHPLKVDPAKIPGLKPAFRANGTITPAASSANADGAAALVLTKRSLADRSGLPALAVIKGHTTHSQEPQWFTTAPIPAIRKLLDKVGWNAGDVDLFEINEAFAVVAMAAQRDLGIPRDKLNIHGGACALGHPIGATGARLIVTLLHALEARNLKRGVAALCIGGGEATAIAVERLTH from the coding sequence ATGGCCGAAGCCGCCGATCCCGTCGTCATCGTCTCCGCCGTCCGGACACCGCTCGGCCGCTTCATGGGCGAGCTTTCGCCGCTGGCCGCGCACAAGCTCGGATCGCACGTGATCGGCGCGGCACTGGAGCGTGCCAAGCTTGCGCCGGAGAAAATCGACGAGGTTTTCATGGGCTGCGTCCTTCCCGCCGGCCAGGGCCAGGCCCCCGCGCGCCAGGCTGCGCGGGCCGCCGGCCTACCCGATGCCACCGGCGCGACTACTGTCAACAAGGTCTGCGGCTCCGGCATGAAAGCGACCATGCTGGCGCACGACATCATTTGCGCCGGCTCGGCCGAGATCGTCGTCTCCGGCGGCATGGAAAGCATGAGCAACGCGCCGTATCTGCTCGCCAAGGCGCGTGGCGGCTATCGCGCCGGCCATGATCGCATCATCGACCATATGATGATGGACGGCCTCGAAGACGCCTACGAGACCGGCCGCTCCATGGGCGATTTCGGCGAGGCCACCGCAGAAGCCTATCAGTTCACCCGCAAGGACCAGGACGCCTTTGCGATGGAAACGCTCAGCCGCGCACGCAAGGCGGTCGAGGGCGGTGCGTTCAAGGCCGAGATCGCGCCGATCACGCTGAGTGAGAAGGCCGGCCCCCGCATCGTCGCCAATGACGAACATCCGCTCAAGGTCGATCCCGCAAAGATCCCCGGGCTGAAGCCGGCGTTCCGCGCCAACGGCACCATCACGCCGGCGGCCTCCTCCGCCAACGCCGACGGCGCCGCTGCGCTGGTGCTGACGAAGCGCTCGCTCGCCGATCGCAGCGGCCTGCCGGCTCTCGCCGTGATCAAAGGCCACACCACCCACAGCCAGGAGCCGCAATGGTTCACTACGGCCCCGATCCCGGCGATCCGCAAGCTCTTGGACAAAGTCGGCTGGAATGCCGGCGATGTCGATCTGTTCGAGATCAACGAAGCCTTCGCCGTGGTGGCGATGGCGGCCCAGCGCGATCTCGGCATTCCCCGCGACAAGCTCAACATCCACGGCGGCGCCTGCGCGCTCGGCCATCCCATCGGCGCCACCGGCGCACGGCTGATCGTGACGCTGCTGCATGCGCTCGAGGCGCGAAACCTCAAGCGTGGCGTCGCCGCGCTCTGCATCGGCGGCGGCGAAGCTACTGCGATCGCGGTAGAGCGCCTGACGCACTGA
- a CDS encoding enoyl-CoA hydratase — protein MEMLNNHCGVTRDARGVVHVAICNAGSLNILSSPVTDAVREGLQQLSSDRSIRVVVLRGQSEKSMIGGADIKEMAKLDQKSAEAFISRLRDLCEAVRAFPAPMIARMPGWCLGGGLEVAAACDFRIAARDAHFGMPEVRVGIPSVIHAALLPRLIGWARARWLVMTAENIDAPTALAWGLVDKVAPEGGLDAEVEHLVKALLECGPEALRSQKALLRQWEELPLTESVNLSVKVFGESFLTDEPTRLMGAFVNRKR, from the coding sequence ATGGAAATGCTCAACAACCACTGCGGCGTGACGCGCGATGCGCGCGGCGTCGTTCATGTCGCGATCTGCAATGCCGGCTCGCTGAACATTTTGAGCTCGCCCGTCACCGATGCGGTGCGCGAAGGCCTGCAGCAGCTCTCGTCCGACCGCAGCATCCGGGTCGTGGTGCTGCGCGGCCAGAGCGAGAAGAGCATGATCGGCGGCGCCGACATCAAGGAGATGGCCAAGCTCGACCAGAAGTCCGCCGAGGCCTTCATCAGCCGCCTGCGCGACCTCTGCGAGGCCGTGCGCGCCTTCCCGGCCCCTATGATCGCGCGCATGCCCGGCTGGTGCCTCGGCGGCGGGCTCGAAGTCGCCGCGGCCTGCGATTTCCGGATCGCCGCCCGTGATGCGCATTTCGGCATGCCGGAGGTGCGGGTCGGCATTCCCTCGGTGATCCATGCCGCGCTGCTGCCGCGCCTGATCGGGTGGGCCCGCGCGCGCTGGCTGGTGATGACCGCTGAGAACATCGACGCGCCGACGGCGCTGGCCTGGGGGTTGGTCGACAAGGTCGCGCCGGAGGGTGGGCTCGATGCCGAGGTCGAGCACCTCGTGAAGGCCCTGCTCGAATGCGGCCCCGAGGCGCTGCGGTCGCAGAAGGCATTGCTGCGGCAATGGGAGGAGCTGCCGCTGACCGAGTCGGTAAATTTGAGCGTCAAAGTCTTCGGCGAGTCGTTCCTGACGGACGAGCCGACGCGGCTGATGGGCGCGTTTGTGAATCGGAAGCGGTAG
- a CDS encoding MFS transporter, with translation MISNWLAATLGRRNIHYGWVMVGVTFLTALISAGTVGAPGVFIVPLQKEFGWSTAEISSALSIRFILFGLMAPFAAALLNRYGLRNVTLTAQLIVVSALVLSLGMTEVWQLVALWGVVIGIGTGMTALVLGATIATRWFAARRGLVVGIMTASVATGQLVFLPLLASLTERFGWRLALGFVCIALGVSALAVLLAMRDRPSDLGLRPFGDEGTTPLPAPPVSHGSITGVALGTLRDASKSGAFWVLFATFFVCGASTNGLVQVHLIPMCLDFGIPQVQAAGLLAAMGIFDFFGTIMSGWLSDRYDNRYLLFWYYGLRGLSLIFLPFSDFSFFGLSIFAMFYGLDWIATVPPTVRLTAQKFGPERANLVFGWIFAGHQLGAGTAAFGAGLSRTVYQNYLPAFFIAGALCVFASLIVLTLSRQPKPKPQAAMA, from the coding sequence ATGATCTCGAACTGGCTCGCGGCAACACTCGGCCGCCGCAATATCCACTACGGCTGGGTGATGGTCGGCGTGACCTTCCTCACCGCGCTGATCAGCGCCGGCACGGTCGGCGCGCCCGGCGTGTTCATCGTTCCGCTTCAGAAGGAGTTCGGCTGGAGCACGGCGGAGATCTCGTCGGCGTTGTCGATCCGCTTCATCCTGTTCGGGCTGATGGCGCCGTTCGCGGCTGCCCTGCTCAACCGCTACGGCCTGCGCAACGTCACGCTGACCGCGCAGCTGATCGTGGTCTCGGCGCTGGTGCTCTCGCTCGGCATGACAGAGGTCTGGCAGCTCGTCGCGCTGTGGGGCGTCGTGATCGGGATCGGCACCGGCATGACCGCGCTGGTGCTGGGCGCCACCATCGCGACGCGCTGGTTCGCGGCGCGGCGCGGCCTCGTCGTCGGCATCATGACCGCGAGCGTCGCCACCGGTCAGCTCGTGTTCCTGCCGCTGCTGGCAAGCCTCACCGAACGTTTCGGCTGGCGGCTGGCGCTCGGCTTCGTCTGCATCGCGCTTGGTGTTTCCGCCCTCGCGGTCCTGCTCGCGATGCGCGACCGTCCGAGCGATTTGGGCCTGCGCCCTTTCGGCGACGAAGGCACCACACCCCTGCCCGCGCCGCCCGTCAGCCATGGCTCGATCACCGGCGTCGCACTCGGCACGCTGCGCGACGCCTCGAAGAGCGGCGCGTTCTGGGTCCTGTTTGCGACGTTCTTCGTCTGCGGCGCATCCACCAACGGCCTCGTGCAGGTGCATCTGATTCCGATGTGCCTCGATTTCGGCATCCCGCAGGTGCAGGCCGCGGGCTTGCTGGCTGCAATGGGCATCTTCGACTTCTTCGGCACCATCATGTCGGGATGGCTTTCGGACCGCTACGACAACCGCTATTTGCTGTTCTGGTACTACGGCCTGCGCGGGCTCTCGCTGATCTTCCTCCCCTTCAGCGATTTCTCGTTCTTTGGGCTCTCGATCTTCGCGATGTTCTACGGGCTCGACTGGATTGCAACTGTGCCGCCCACGGTGCGCCTGACCGCACAGAAATTCGGACCCGAGCGCGCCAATCTGGTGTTCGGCTGGATCTTTGCCGGCCACCAGCTCGGCGCGGGCACCGCTGCCTTCGGCGCCGGTCTCTCGCGGACGGTCTATCAGAACTACCTGCCCGCCTTCTTCATCGCCGGCGCGCTCTGCGTGTTCGCCTCGCTGATCGTGCTGACGCTGTCGCGACAACCGAAGCCGAAGCCGCAAGCCGCGATGGCTTAG